Proteins from a genomic interval of Croceicoccus naphthovorans:
- the holA gene encoding DNA polymerase III subunit delta produces the protein MKATQRNFAQTAAGAARKAKIFFFCGPDEAGAHGAAARVIAMLDDPGEKVEIDGGDLKRDPVRLADETRSTSLFGDRRHIVVRANGEEALEALKILTDSDPAEIAQGWPVLIVANGATDKSRSAKLLEKRDDALVAMFYPPDLASVTGEVRRLADAAGLRMGTELAQRIAGSVGLDTRMAASEVAKLALYLDADPQAPRNVTAQDLDAIAAETEDDGMMPLVDAVLSGDAAKVPHELSRFHQLNLNPVGTVLAMERRVAQLAQLAARMGQSGDVAGFVAGEVQSRRLFFRDQPAVTQQLQRWRGPRLARLGEKLIELHRALLADSQAAPLLFAAGCAEIARAAQPRR, from the coding sequence ATGAAGGCCACCCAACGCAACTTCGCCCAGACCGCCGCCGGTGCGGCGCGCAAGGCGAAGATATTCTTCTTCTGTGGCCCTGACGAGGCGGGAGCCCACGGCGCGGCGGCGCGTGTTATCGCCATGCTCGACGATCCGGGCGAGAAGGTTGAGATCGACGGCGGCGACCTGAAACGCGATCCGGTGCGGCTGGCCGACGAAACCCGCTCGACTTCCCTGTTCGGCGACCGGCGGCACATCGTCGTGCGCGCCAATGGCGAGGAAGCGCTGGAGGCGCTGAAAATCCTCACCGACAGCGACCCGGCCGAGATTGCGCAGGGCTGGCCGGTGCTAATCGTCGCCAATGGCGCGACCGACAAGTCCCGCTCCGCAAAGCTGCTCGAAAAGCGCGACGATGCGCTGGTTGCCATGTTCTACCCGCCCGATCTTGCCTCGGTGACCGGCGAAGTCCGCCGCCTTGCCGACGCGGCGGGCCTGCGCATGGGGACCGAACTGGCCCAGCGGATTGCCGGCTCGGTTGGTCTGGATACGCGCATGGCCGCGTCCGAAGTCGCGAAGCTGGCTCTATATCTCGACGCCGATCCGCAGGCCCCGCGCAACGTCACCGCGCAAGACCTCGACGCCATCGCGGCGGAGACCGAGGACGACGGCATGATGCCGCTGGTCGATGCGGTTCTGTCGGGCGATGCGGCGAAAGTGCCGCACGAACTGTCGCGGTTTCACCAGTTGAATCTCAACCCTGTCGGTACGGTGTTGGCGATGGAGCGGCGGGTGGCCCAATTGGCGCAATTGGCAGCGCGAATGGGGCAAAGCGGTGATGTCGCGGGCTTCGTCGCGGGCGAAGTGCAGTCGCGCCGCCTGTTTTTTCGCGATCAACCAGCCGTAACGCAACAGCTGCAAAGGTGGCGCGGGCCGCGTCTGGCGCGGTTGGGGGAGAAGCTGATCGAGCTGCACCGTGCGCTGCTGGCCGACAGTCAGGCCGCACCGCTGCTTTTCGCGGCAGGCTGCGCAGAGATCGCGCGCGCCGCCCAACCCCGGCGTTAG